From one Brachypodium distachyon strain Bd21 chromosome 4, Brachypodium_distachyon_v3.0, whole genome shotgun sequence genomic stretch:
- the LOC100826180 gene encoding uncharacterized protein LOC100826180 isoform X3 encodes MVATVAIVLDANTRFNARRRRGSVPGRQVINRDIEAGHARLFEDYFAQHLVYGSSYFRRRFRMSRPLFLRIVKAVQEHDSYFVRKKNVAGKLGLSSLQKATAVFRMLTYGVATDATDEYVRIGGRTALDSMKAFVRAIIEVFGDEYLRAPNEADIARLLAIGESRGFPGMLGSIDCMHWGWKNCPSSWQGMYTGHVHEPTIILGAVASQDLWIWHAFFGLPSSLNDINVLHRSPIFARLAEGQAPEVNFTVNGNNYTMGYYLADGIYPQWATLVKTIPSPLGQKNKYFAKCQEAHRKDVERAFGVLQARFAIVRGPARMWDEEVLHDIITACVIMHNMIVEDERDEGPQDYNYDNMGEKIIPSHAQTAEFSDFIQNHLDIRNAQVHSQLKDDLVEHLWQIYGAM; translated from the exons ATGGTTGCTACGGTGGCCATAGTTCTCGACGCAAACACGCGGTTCAATGCTCGACGCCGTCGCGGTTCAGTGCCGGGTCGTCAGGTAATTAACCGCGATATTGAAGCTGGGCATGCTAGATTATTCGAAGACTATTTCGCGCAGCATCTTGTCTATGGCTCCTCGTATTTTCGCCGAAG GTTTCGAATGTCTCGGCCGTTGTTTCTTCGCATAGTGAAAGCTGTGCAGGAACACGATAGCTAttttgtgagaaaaaaaaatgttgctgGAAAACTTGGGTTATCATCTCTTCAGAAGGCTACCGCAGTGTTCCGAATGTTGACTTATGGTGTAGCAACAGATGCTACAGATGAGTACGTTCGGATTGGAGGAAGAACTGCTTTAGATAGTATGAAAGCATTTGTTAGAGCTATTATTGAAGTTTTCGGAGATGAGTATCTTAGAGCTCCAAATGAAGCCGATATCGCTAGATTGCTTGCAATTGGAGAGAGCAGAGGGTTCCCTGGAATGCTAGGGAGCATCGACTGCATGCATTGGGGGTGGAAAAATTGCCCTTCATCATGGCAAGGTATGTATACTGGCCATGTGCATGAGCCCACAATCATTCTAGGAGCTGTTGCTTCACAAGATCTTTGGATTTGGCATGCCTTCTTTGGTTTACCTAGCTCTCTTAATGACATCaatgttcttcaccgttcCCCGATCTTCGCAAGGCTAGCAGAAGGGCAAGCTCCAGAAGTTAATTTTACGGTAAATGGTAACAATTATACAATGGGGTACTACCTTGCCGATGGGATATACCCGCAGTGGGCCACATTGGTTAAGACAATACCCTCTCCACTAGGGCAGAAGaataaatattttgcaaaATGTCAAGAAGCACATAGGAAGGATGTGGAGCGAGCATTTGGAGTGCTTCAAGCTCGTTTTGCAATTGTTCGTGGACCAGCAAGAATGTGGGATGAAGAAGTACTCCATGATATCATCACAGCTTGTGttatcatgcacaacatgATAGTTGAAGACGAGCGAGATGAAGGTCCCCAAGACTACAATTACGACAACATGGGAGAAAAGATTATTCCCTCTCATGCACAGACGGCTGAATTCTCAGACTTCATTCAAAATCATCTTGACATCCGCAACGCACAAGTCCACTCTCAACTAAAGGATGACCTGGTTGAGCACCTGTGGCAAATTTATGGGGCAATGTAG
- the LOC100826180 gene encoding uncharacterized protein LOC100826180 isoform X1, which translates to MLKKITLPCMISNLNLTTVHVMVQKFGQGYLVGNPRTGEEGLDYGSRVPFLHGMGIISDQLYETIMEHCEGDGFTNPKNALCAQASDKLDRLLQEVSRPHILYKKCIYTSPRPNDGTAERKILKEEPAGVLKHQPPRPPSLLWQYVSEEEEEEEDGHELMVATVAIVLDANTRFNARRRRGSVPGRQVINRDIEAGHARLFEDYFAQHLVYGSSYFRRRFRMSRPLFLRIVKAVQEHDSYFVRKKNVAGKLGLSSLQKATAVFRMLTYGVATDATDEYVRIGGRTALDSMKAFVRAIIEVFGDEYLRAPNEADIARLLAIGESRGFPGMLGSIDCMHWGWKNCPSSWQGMYTGHVHEPTIILGAVASQDLWIWHAFFGLPSSLNDINVLHRSPIFARLAEGQAPEVNFTVNGNNYTMGYYLADGIYPQWATLVKTIPSPLGQKNKYFAKCQEAHRKDVERAFGVLQARFAIVRGPARMWDEEVLHDIITACVIMHNMIVEDERDEGPQDYNYDNMGEKIIPSHAQTAEFSDFIQNHLDIRNAQVHSQLKDDLVEHLWQIYGAM; encoded by the exons ATGTTAAAGAAAATTACACTGCCATGCATGATCTCAAATCTCAATCTGACAACAGTTCATGTAATGGTACAAAAATTTGGTCAGGGCTACCTGGTAGGTAACCCGCGTACAGGTGAAGAAGGCCTTGATTATGGGTCGAGAGTGCCATTTCTTCATGGAATGGGAATCATTTCAGATCAACTGTACGAG ACGATCATGGAGCATTGCGAAGGGGATGGCTTTACTAACCCCAAGAATGCGCTCTGTGCACAAGCTTCAGACAAGTTAGACAGA CTGCTTCAAGAAGTTTCCAGGCCACATATTCTGTATAAGAAGTGCATCTATACGTCTCCCAGACCAAACGATGGGACAGCAGAGAGAAAGATCCTCAAGGAGGAACCTGCTGGAGTACTGAAACATCAACCACCTCGTCCCCCAAG CTTACTTTGGCAATACGTgagtgaggaggaggaggaggaggaggacggccaTGAACTAATGGTTGCTACGGTGGCCATAGTTCTCGACGCAAACACGCGGTTCAATGCTCGACGCCGTCGCGGTTCAGTGCCGGGTCGTCAGGTAATTAACCGCGATATTGAAGCTGGGCATGCTAGATTATTCGAAGACTATTTCGCGCAGCATCTTGTCTATGGCTCCTCGTATTTTCGCCGAAG GTTTCGAATGTCTCGGCCGTTGTTTCTTCGCATAGTGAAAGCTGTGCAGGAACACGATAGCTAttttgtgagaaaaaaaaatgttgctgGAAAACTTGGGTTATCATCTCTTCAGAAGGCTACCGCAGTGTTCCGAATGTTGACTTATGGTGTAGCAACAGATGCTACAGATGAGTACGTTCGGATTGGAGGAAGAACTGCTTTAGATAGTATGAAAGCATTTGTTAGAGCTATTATTGAAGTTTTCGGAGATGAGTATCTTAGAGCTCCAAATGAAGCCGATATCGCTAGATTGCTTGCAATTGGAGAGAGCAGAGGGTTCCCTGGAATGCTAGGGAGCATCGACTGCATGCATTGGGGGTGGAAAAATTGCCCTTCATCATGGCAAGGTATGTATACTGGCCATGTGCATGAGCCCACAATCATTCTAGGAGCTGTTGCTTCACAAGATCTTTGGATTTGGCATGCCTTCTTTGGTTTACCTAGCTCTCTTAATGACATCaatgttcttcaccgttcCCCGATCTTCGCAAGGCTAGCAGAAGGGCAAGCTCCAGAAGTTAATTTTACGGTAAATGGTAACAATTATACAATGGGGTACTACCTTGCCGATGGGATATACCCGCAGTGGGCCACATTGGTTAAGACAATACCCTCTCCACTAGGGCAGAAGaataaatattttgcaaaATGTCAAGAAGCACATAGGAAGGATGTGGAGCGAGCATTTGGAGTGCTTCAAGCTCGTTTTGCAATTGTTCGTGGACCAGCAAGAATGTGGGATGAAGAAGTACTCCATGATATCATCACAGCTTGTGttatcatgcacaacatgATAGTTGAAGACGAGCGAGATGAAGGTCCCCAAGACTACAATTACGACAACATGGGAGAAAAGATTATTCCCTCTCATGCACAGACGGCTGAATTCTCAGACTTCATTCAAAATCATCTTGACATCCGCAACGCACAAGTCCACTCTCAACTAAAGGATGACCTGGTTGAGCACCTGTGGCAAATTTATGGGGCAATGTAG
- the LOC100826180 gene encoding uncharacterized protein LOC100826180 isoform X2, whose translation MEHCEGDGFTNPKNALCAQASDKLDRLLQEVSRPHILYKKCIYTSPRPNDGTAERKILKEEPAGVLKHQPPRPPSLLWQYVSEEEEEEEDGHELMVATVAIVLDANTRFNARRRRGSVPGRQVINRDIEAGHARLFEDYFAQHLVYGSSYFRRRFRMSRPLFLRIVKAVQEHDSYFVRKKNVAGKLGLSSLQKATAVFRMLTYGVATDATDEYVRIGGRTALDSMKAFVRAIIEVFGDEYLRAPNEADIARLLAIGESRGFPGMLGSIDCMHWGWKNCPSSWQGMYTGHVHEPTIILGAVASQDLWIWHAFFGLPSSLNDINVLHRSPIFARLAEGQAPEVNFTVNGNNYTMGYYLADGIYPQWATLVKTIPSPLGQKNKYFAKCQEAHRKDVERAFGVLQARFAIVRGPARMWDEEVLHDIITACVIMHNMIVEDERDEGPQDYNYDNMGEKIIPSHAQTAEFSDFIQNHLDIRNAQVHSQLKDDLVEHLWQIYGAM comes from the exons ATGGAGCATTGCGAAGGGGATGGCTTTACTAACCCCAAGAATGCGCTCTGTGCACAAGCTTCAGACAAGTTAGACAGA CTGCTTCAAGAAGTTTCCAGGCCACATATTCTGTATAAGAAGTGCATCTATACGTCTCCCAGACCAAACGATGGGACAGCAGAGAGAAAGATCCTCAAGGAGGAACCTGCTGGAGTACTGAAACATCAACCACCTCGTCCCCCAAG CTTACTTTGGCAATACGTgagtgaggaggaggaggaggaggaggacggccaTGAACTAATGGTTGCTACGGTGGCCATAGTTCTCGACGCAAACACGCGGTTCAATGCTCGACGCCGTCGCGGTTCAGTGCCGGGTCGTCAGGTAATTAACCGCGATATTGAAGCTGGGCATGCTAGATTATTCGAAGACTATTTCGCGCAGCATCTTGTCTATGGCTCCTCGTATTTTCGCCGAAG GTTTCGAATGTCTCGGCCGTTGTTTCTTCGCATAGTGAAAGCTGTGCAGGAACACGATAGCTAttttgtgagaaaaaaaaatgttgctgGAAAACTTGGGTTATCATCTCTTCAGAAGGCTACCGCAGTGTTCCGAATGTTGACTTATGGTGTAGCAACAGATGCTACAGATGAGTACGTTCGGATTGGAGGAAGAACTGCTTTAGATAGTATGAAAGCATTTGTTAGAGCTATTATTGAAGTTTTCGGAGATGAGTATCTTAGAGCTCCAAATGAAGCCGATATCGCTAGATTGCTTGCAATTGGAGAGAGCAGAGGGTTCCCTGGAATGCTAGGGAGCATCGACTGCATGCATTGGGGGTGGAAAAATTGCCCTTCATCATGGCAAGGTATGTATACTGGCCATGTGCATGAGCCCACAATCATTCTAGGAGCTGTTGCTTCACAAGATCTTTGGATTTGGCATGCCTTCTTTGGTTTACCTAGCTCTCTTAATGACATCaatgttcttcaccgttcCCCGATCTTCGCAAGGCTAGCAGAAGGGCAAGCTCCAGAAGTTAATTTTACGGTAAATGGTAACAATTATACAATGGGGTACTACCTTGCCGATGGGATATACCCGCAGTGGGCCACATTGGTTAAGACAATACCCTCTCCACTAGGGCAGAAGaataaatattttgcaaaATGTCAAGAAGCACATAGGAAGGATGTGGAGCGAGCATTTGGAGTGCTTCAAGCTCGTTTTGCAATTGTTCGTGGACCAGCAAGAATGTGGGATGAAGAAGTACTCCATGATATCATCACAGCTTGTGttatcatgcacaacatgATAGTTGAAGACGAGCGAGATGAAGGTCCCCAAGACTACAATTACGACAACATGGGAGAAAAGATTATTCCCTCTCATGCACAGACGGCTGAATTCTCAGACTTCATTCAAAATCATCTTGACATCCGCAACGCACAAGTCCACTCTCAACTAAAGGATGACCTGGTTGAGCACCTGTGGCAAATTTATGGGGCAATGTAG
- the LOC100826180 gene encoding serine carboxypeptidase-like 19 isoform X4 translates to MDAQVVSLPLMLLRLVFLLCFFFSRLFSSAEAASAPTLVSSLPGYDGPLPFNLETGYVAVDEENGSELFYYFIESEGDPRRDPVLLWLTGGDRCTVLNALFFEIGPLKFVAEPYDGTLPRLRYHPYSWTKAASILFVDSPVSAGFSFSEKPKGYDVGDVSASLQLRKFLNKWFTEHQDYLANPFYVGGDSYGGKIVPFLTQNISEDIEAGLRPTINLKGYLVGNPRTGEEGLDYGSRVPFLHGMGIISDQLYETIMEHCEGDGFTNPKNALCAQASDKLDRLLQEVSRPHILYKKCIYTSPRPNDGTAERKILKEEPAGVLKHQPPRPPRYCQNCCNYLLHFWANSNITRAALGIKKGSVEEWLRCHDGDRPYSEDIKNSIKYHRNITSKGYRALVYSGDHDAVVPFLGTQSWVRSLNFPVVDEWRAWHLDGQSAGFTITYANNMTFATLKGGGHTAPEYQPERCLAMFRRWISTEPL, encoded by the exons ATGGATGCGCAGGTGGTGTCCCTGCCACTGATGCTTCTAcggctcgtcttcctcctctgcttcttcttctcccgtctcttctcctccgccgAGGCTGCTTCTGCTCCGACGCTGGTCTCCAGCCTCCCGGGCTACGACGGCCCCCTCCCTTTCAACCTCGAGACCGG GTATGTCGCCGTGGACGAGGAGAACGGCTCGGAGCTGTTCTACTACTTCATCGAGTCGGAGGGCGACCCGCGGCGCGACCCGGTTCTCCTCtggctcaccggcggcgaccgctGCACCGTGCTCAACGCTTTGTTTTTCGAGATAG GCCCGTTGAAATTCGTCGCGGAGCCCTACGACGGGACCTTGCCACGGCTACGGTACCATCCCTACTCCTGGACGAAGGCCGCGAGTATCTTGTTTGTCGATTCGCCGGTCAGCGCCGGGTTTTCTTTCTCCGAGAAACCCAAAGGATATGATGTTGGAGATGTGTCTGCTTCTCTGCAGCTCAGAAAGTTTCTCAACAAG TGGTTCACTGAGCACCAAGATTACCTCGCGAATCCTTTCTACGTCGGTGGAGACTCCTATGGTGGAAAGATTGTCCCATTCCTCACGCAGAATATCTCAGAAG ATATTGAAGCTGGACTGAGGCCGACTATTAATCTTA AGGGCTACCTGGTAGGTAACCCGCGTACAGGTGAAGAAGGCCTTGATTATGGGTCGAGAGTGCCATTTCTTCATGGAATGGGAATCATTTCAGATCAACTGTACGAG ACGATCATGGAGCATTGCGAAGGGGATGGCTTTACTAACCCCAAGAATGCGCTCTGTGCACAAGCTTCAGACAAGTTAGACAGA CTGCTTCAAGAAGTTTCCAGGCCACATATTCTGTATAAGAAGTGCATCTATACGTCTCCCAGACCAAACGATGGGACAGCAGAGAGAAAGATCCTCAAGGAGGAACCTGCTGGAGTACTGAAACATCAACCACCTCGTCCCCCAAGGTATTGCCAA AACTGTTGCAACTACTTGTTACATTTTTGGGCAAACAGCAACATCACACGGGCAGCCCTTGGGATCAAGAAA GGGAGTGTGGAGGAATGGTTAAGGTGCCATGATGGAGATCGACCTTATTCAGAAGACATCAAGAACAGCATAAAGTACCATCGTAATATTACGTCAAAAGGTTATCGCGCCTTGGTATATAG TGGAGACCATGATGCTGTTGTACCATTTCTAGGTACACAGTCTTGGGTCAGATCGCTCAACTTCCCTGTTGTGGATGAATGGAGGGCTTGGCATCTGGATGGACAGTCTGCAGG ATTCACCATAACATATGCAAATAACATGACGTTTGCTACCCTAAAG GGCGGTGGGCACACTGCACCGGAGTATCAACCGGAGAGATGCCTCGCTATGTTCAGGCGTTGGATTTCCACTGAGCCACTATGA